One segment of Primulina tabacum isolate GXHZ01 chromosome 14, ASM2559414v2, whole genome shotgun sequence DNA contains the following:
- the LOC142525332 gene encoding putative BOI-related E3 ubiquitin-protein ligase 2 isoform X5, with product MFRNNTNAAVPPFLGSNHFQCPADAPNQLQLCVDVDKKARVFNKNQVSTGLRLSYDDDERNSTISSASGSMTIGSSIFSSQHVDIERELDKNRKELEHYVRTQEENLLKGLREIRQRHFTSCLTYLENSCAKKLHQKNLELETVACKNNELVERAKQLTAEAENWCNIAKYNESVANALKSSLEQALQQVSNRGNMDGENDVDDAASCIDPNNFLSNSGERERSSSVNINALICRYCKSKEVSIVLMPCRHLCLCKECEGFVGACPVCRMIINARFEVYLS from the exons ATGTTTAGAAATAACACCAATGCTGCAGTGCCTCCTTTTCTTGGTAGTAATCATTTCCAGTGTCCTGCTGATGCCCCAAATCAGCTCCAGTTATGTGTAGATG TAGATAAAAAAGCCAGAGTTTTCAATAAGAATCAAGTGTCTACCGGCTTAAGGTTGTCTTACGACGATGATGAACGGAACTCCACCATTTCTTCTGCAAGTGGAAGCATGACCATTGGATCATCCATATTTTCGTCTCAGCACGTTGATATCGAAAGAGAACTTgataaaaatagaaaagaacTTGAACATTATGTGAGAACCCAG GAAGAGAATCTGTTAAAAGGGCTAAGAGAAATAAGACAGAGACACTTCACTTCATGCCTGACTTATTTAGAGAACAGCTGTGCAAAGAAGTTGCATCAGAAAAATCTCGAGTTGGAGACTGTAGCTTGCAAAAACAATGAACTTGTTGAACGTGCGAAACAATTGACAGCCGAAGCTGAGAATTGGTGCAACATTGCAAAGTACAATGAATCGGTCGCTAATGCTTTGAAAAGCAGTCTCGAGCAAGCATTGCAACAAGTTTCTAACCGAGGAAACATGGATGGAGAGAATGATGTTGACGATGCTGCCTCATGTATCGATCCCAACAATTTTCTCAGCAATTCGGGTGAGCGTGAAAGATCTAGTTCAGTAAATATTAATGCTCTGATTTGTAGATATTGTAAATCAAAGGAGGTATCTATAGTGTTAATGCCTTGTAGACATCTTTGTCTGTGTAAAGAGTGTGAAGGCTTTGTGGGTGCTTGTCCTGTGTGCAGAATGATAATAAATGCTAGATTTGAGGTGTATCTTTCCTAA
- the LOC142525332 gene encoding putative BOI-related E3 ubiquitin-protein ligase 2 isoform X1 has translation MHLECNNQKRYTHSTMFRNNTNAAVPPFLGSNHFQCPADAPNQLQLCVDVDKKARVFNKNQVSTGLRLSYDDDERNSTISSASGSMTIGSSIFSSQHVDIERELDKNRKELEHYVRTQEENLLKGLREIRQRHFTSCLTYLENSCAKKLHQKNLELETVACKNNELVERAKQLTAEAENWCNIAKYNESVANALKSSLEQALQQVSNRGNMDGENDVDDAASCIDPNNFLSNSGERERSSSVNINALICRYCKSKEVSIVLMPCRHLCLCKECEGFVGACPVCRMIINARFEVYLS, from the exons ATGCATCTTGAGTGTAATAATCAGAAGAG GTATACGCACTCCACGATGTTTAGAAATAACACCAATGCTGCAGTGCCTCCTTTTCTTGGTAGTAATCATTTCCAGTGTCCTGCTGATGCCCCAAATCAGCTCCAGTTATGTGTAGATG TAGATAAAAAAGCCAGAGTTTTCAATAAGAATCAAGTGTCTACCGGCTTAAGGTTGTCTTACGACGATGATGAACGGAACTCCACCATTTCTTCTGCAAGTGGAAGCATGACCATTGGATCATCCATATTTTCGTCTCAGCACGTTGATATCGAAAGAGAACTTgataaaaatagaaaagaacTTGAACATTATGTGAGAACCCAG GAAGAGAATCTGTTAAAAGGGCTAAGAGAAATAAGACAGAGACACTTCACTTCATGCCTGACTTATTTAGAGAACAGCTGTGCAAAGAAGTTGCATCAGAAAAATCTCGAGTTGGAGACTGTAGCTTGCAAAAACAATGAACTTGTTGAACGTGCGAAACAATTGACAGCCGAAGCTGAGAATTGGTGCAACATTGCAAAGTACAATGAATCGGTCGCTAATGCTTTGAAAAGCAGTCTCGAGCAAGCATTGCAACAAGTTTCTAACCGAGGAAACATGGATGGAGAGAATGATGTTGACGATGCTGCCTCATGTATCGATCCCAACAATTTTCTCAGCAATTCGGGTGAGCGTGAAAGATCTAGTTCAGTAAATATTAATGCTCTGATTTGTAGATATTGTAAATCAAAGGAGGTATCTATAGTGTTAATGCCTTGTAGACATCTTTGTCTGTGTAAAGAGTGTGAAGGCTTTGTGGGTGCTTGTCCTGTGTGCAGAATGATAATAAATGCTAGATTTGAGGTGTATCTTTCCTAA
- the LOC142525332 gene encoding putative BOI-related E3 ubiquitin-protein ligase 2 isoform X3: MYTHSTMFRNNTNAAVPPFLGSNHFQCPADAPNQLQLCVDVDKKARVFNKNQVSTGLRLSYDDDERNSTISSASGSMTIGSSIFSSQHVDIERELDKNRKELEHYVRTQEENLLKGLREIRQRHFTSCLTYLENSCAKKLHQKNLELETVACKNNELVERAKQLTAEAENWCNIAKYNESVANALKSSLEQALQQVSNRGNMDGENDVDDAASCIDPNNFLSNSGERERSSSVNINALICRYCKSKEVSIVLMPCRHLCLCKECEGFVGACPVCRMIINARFEVYLS, encoded by the exons AT GTATACGCACTCCACGATGTTTAGAAATAACACCAATGCTGCAGTGCCTCCTTTTCTTGGTAGTAATCATTTCCAGTGTCCTGCTGATGCCCCAAATCAGCTCCAGTTATGTGTAGATG TAGATAAAAAAGCCAGAGTTTTCAATAAGAATCAAGTGTCTACCGGCTTAAGGTTGTCTTACGACGATGATGAACGGAACTCCACCATTTCTTCTGCAAGTGGAAGCATGACCATTGGATCATCCATATTTTCGTCTCAGCACGTTGATATCGAAAGAGAACTTgataaaaatagaaaagaacTTGAACATTATGTGAGAACCCAG GAAGAGAATCTGTTAAAAGGGCTAAGAGAAATAAGACAGAGACACTTCACTTCATGCCTGACTTATTTAGAGAACAGCTGTGCAAAGAAGTTGCATCAGAAAAATCTCGAGTTGGAGACTGTAGCTTGCAAAAACAATGAACTTGTTGAACGTGCGAAACAATTGACAGCCGAAGCTGAGAATTGGTGCAACATTGCAAAGTACAATGAATCGGTCGCTAATGCTTTGAAAAGCAGTCTCGAGCAAGCATTGCAACAAGTTTCTAACCGAGGAAACATGGATGGAGAGAATGATGTTGACGATGCTGCCTCATGTATCGATCCCAACAATTTTCTCAGCAATTCGGGTGAGCGTGAAAGATCTAGTTCAGTAAATATTAATGCTCTGATTTGTAGATATTGTAAATCAAAGGAGGTATCTATAGTGTTAATGCCTTGTAGACATCTTTGTCTGTGTAAAGAGTGTGAAGGCTTTGTGGGTGCTTGTCCTGTGTGCAGAATGATAATAAATGCTAGATTTGAGGTGTATCTTTCCTAA
- the LOC142525332 gene encoding putative BOI-related E3 ubiquitin-protein ligase 2 isoform X2, with amino-acid sequence MHLECNNQKRYTHSTMFRNNTNAAVPPFLGSNHFQCPADAPNQLQLCVDDKKARVFNKNQVSTGLRLSYDDDERNSTISSASGSMTIGSSIFSSQHVDIERELDKNRKELEHYVRTQEENLLKGLREIRQRHFTSCLTYLENSCAKKLHQKNLELETVACKNNELVERAKQLTAEAENWCNIAKYNESVANALKSSLEQALQQVSNRGNMDGENDVDDAASCIDPNNFLSNSGERERSSSVNINALICRYCKSKEVSIVLMPCRHLCLCKECEGFVGACPVCRMIINARFEVYLS; translated from the exons ATGCATCTTGAGTGTAATAATCAGAAGAG GTATACGCACTCCACGATGTTTAGAAATAACACCAATGCTGCAGTGCCTCCTTTTCTTGGTAGTAATCATTTCCAGTGTCCTGCTGATGCCCCAAATCAGCTCCAGTTATGTGTAGATG ATAAAAAAGCCAGAGTTTTCAATAAGAATCAAGTGTCTACCGGCTTAAGGTTGTCTTACGACGATGATGAACGGAACTCCACCATTTCTTCTGCAAGTGGAAGCATGACCATTGGATCATCCATATTTTCGTCTCAGCACGTTGATATCGAAAGAGAACTTgataaaaatagaaaagaacTTGAACATTATGTGAGAACCCAG GAAGAGAATCTGTTAAAAGGGCTAAGAGAAATAAGACAGAGACACTTCACTTCATGCCTGACTTATTTAGAGAACAGCTGTGCAAAGAAGTTGCATCAGAAAAATCTCGAGTTGGAGACTGTAGCTTGCAAAAACAATGAACTTGTTGAACGTGCGAAACAATTGACAGCCGAAGCTGAGAATTGGTGCAACATTGCAAAGTACAATGAATCGGTCGCTAATGCTTTGAAAAGCAGTCTCGAGCAAGCATTGCAACAAGTTTCTAACCGAGGAAACATGGATGGAGAGAATGATGTTGACGATGCTGCCTCATGTATCGATCCCAACAATTTTCTCAGCAATTCGGGTGAGCGTGAAAGATCTAGTTCAGTAAATATTAATGCTCTGATTTGTAGATATTGTAAATCAAAGGAGGTATCTATAGTGTTAATGCCTTGTAGACATCTTTGTCTGTGTAAAGAGTGTGAAGGCTTTGTGGGTGCTTGTCCTGTGTGCAGAATGATAATAAATGCTAGATTTGAGGTGTATCTTTCCTAA
- the LOC142525332 gene encoding putative BOI-related E3 ubiquitin-protein ligase 2 isoform X4, translating into MYTHSTMFRNNTNAAVPPFLGSNHFQCPADAPNQLQLCVDDKKARVFNKNQVSTGLRLSYDDDERNSTISSASGSMTIGSSIFSSQHVDIERELDKNRKELEHYVRTQEENLLKGLREIRQRHFTSCLTYLENSCAKKLHQKNLELETVACKNNELVERAKQLTAEAENWCNIAKYNESVANALKSSLEQALQQVSNRGNMDGENDVDDAASCIDPNNFLSNSGERERSSSVNINALICRYCKSKEVSIVLMPCRHLCLCKECEGFVGACPVCRMIINARFEVYLS; encoded by the exons AT GTATACGCACTCCACGATGTTTAGAAATAACACCAATGCTGCAGTGCCTCCTTTTCTTGGTAGTAATCATTTCCAGTGTCCTGCTGATGCCCCAAATCAGCTCCAGTTATGTGTAGATG ATAAAAAAGCCAGAGTTTTCAATAAGAATCAAGTGTCTACCGGCTTAAGGTTGTCTTACGACGATGATGAACGGAACTCCACCATTTCTTCTGCAAGTGGAAGCATGACCATTGGATCATCCATATTTTCGTCTCAGCACGTTGATATCGAAAGAGAACTTgataaaaatagaaaagaacTTGAACATTATGTGAGAACCCAG GAAGAGAATCTGTTAAAAGGGCTAAGAGAAATAAGACAGAGACACTTCACTTCATGCCTGACTTATTTAGAGAACAGCTGTGCAAAGAAGTTGCATCAGAAAAATCTCGAGTTGGAGACTGTAGCTTGCAAAAACAATGAACTTGTTGAACGTGCGAAACAATTGACAGCCGAAGCTGAGAATTGGTGCAACATTGCAAAGTACAATGAATCGGTCGCTAATGCTTTGAAAAGCAGTCTCGAGCAAGCATTGCAACAAGTTTCTAACCGAGGAAACATGGATGGAGAGAATGATGTTGACGATGCTGCCTCATGTATCGATCCCAACAATTTTCTCAGCAATTCGGGTGAGCGTGAAAGATCTAGTTCAGTAAATATTAATGCTCTGATTTGTAGATATTGTAAATCAAAGGAGGTATCTATAGTGTTAATGCCTTGTAGACATCTTTGTCTGTGTAAAGAGTGTGAAGGCTTTGTGGGTGCTTGTCCTGTGTGCAGAATGATAATAAATGCTAGATTTGAGGTGTATCTTTCCTAA
- the LOC142525332 gene encoding putative BOI-related E3 ubiquitin-protein ligase 2 isoform X6, which translates to MFRNNTNAAVPPFLGSNHFQCPADAPNQLQLCVDDKKARVFNKNQVSTGLRLSYDDDERNSTISSASGSMTIGSSIFSSQHVDIERELDKNRKELEHYVRTQEENLLKGLREIRQRHFTSCLTYLENSCAKKLHQKNLELETVACKNNELVERAKQLTAEAENWCNIAKYNESVANALKSSLEQALQQVSNRGNMDGENDVDDAASCIDPNNFLSNSGERERSSSVNINALICRYCKSKEVSIVLMPCRHLCLCKECEGFVGACPVCRMIINARFEVYLS; encoded by the exons ATGTTTAGAAATAACACCAATGCTGCAGTGCCTCCTTTTCTTGGTAGTAATCATTTCCAGTGTCCTGCTGATGCCCCAAATCAGCTCCAGTTATGTGTAGATG ATAAAAAAGCCAGAGTTTTCAATAAGAATCAAGTGTCTACCGGCTTAAGGTTGTCTTACGACGATGATGAACGGAACTCCACCATTTCTTCTGCAAGTGGAAGCATGACCATTGGATCATCCATATTTTCGTCTCAGCACGTTGATATCGAAAGAGAACTTgataaaaatagaaaagaacTTGAACATTATGTGAGAACCCAG GAAGAGAATCTGTTAAAAGGGCTAAGAGAAATAAGACAGAGACACTTCACTTCATGCCTGACTTATTTAGAGAACAGCTGTGCAAAGAAGTTGCATCAGAAAAATCTCGAGTTGGAGACTGTAGCTTGCAAAAACAATGAACTTGTTGAACGTGCGAAACAATTGACAGCCGAAGCTGAGAATTGGTGCAACATTGCAAAGTACAATGAATCGGTCGCTAATGCTTTGAAAAGCAGTCTCGAGCAAGCATTGCAACAAGTTTCTAACCGAGGAAACATGGATGGAGAGAATGATGTTGACGATGCTGCCTCATGTATCGATCCCAACAATTTTCTCAGCAATTCGGGTGAGCGTGAAAGATCTAGTTCAGTAAATATTAATGCTCTGATTTGTAGATATTGTAAATCAAAGGAGGTATCTATAGTGTTAATGCCTTGTAGACATCTTTGTCTGTGTAAAGAGTGTGAAGGCTTTGTGGGTGCTTGTCCTGTGTGCAGAATGATAATAAATGCTAGATTTGAGGTGTATCTTTCCTAA
- the LOC142524084 gene encoding carbonic anhydrase 2-like isoform X1, translated as MAGRLRRCMMLCCTKNPVKEEMAKDTIEEAIAGLQKLLSDKGELERVAAAKVRQLTAELEGDAAVKHSDPDERIRAGFHHFKKAKYERNPELYRELAKGQSPKFLVFACSDSRVCPSHILNFQPGEAFVVRNIANMVPPFDTTKYSGMGAAIEYAVVHLKVENILVIGHSCCGGIKGLMSIPDDGTTQSDFIEEWVAICKHAKSKVKTECKDLDVNEQCTQLEKEAVNVSLANLLTYPYVNEGVVKKTLSLKGAHYDFVKGSFESWNLES; from the exons ATGGCTGGAAGATTAAGGAGATGCATGATGCTCTGTTGCACCAAGAATCCTGTG AAAGAGGAAATGGCAAAGGACACAATCGAGGAAGCCATTGCAGGCCTGCAGAAGCTTCTCAG TGATAAAGGTGAGCTGGAGAGGGTGGCGGCCGCAAAGGTGAGGCAGCTGACGGCGGAGTTGGAGGGTGACGCAGCCGTGAAACACTCTGACCCGGATGAGAGGATACGGGCCGGGTTCCATCATTTCAAGAAAGCGAAATACGA GAGGAATCCTGAGCTGTATCGAGAACTTGCCAAAGGCCAAAGCCCCaag TTCTTGGTATTTGCCTGCTCTGACTCCCGAGTGTGCCCTTCCCACATTCTTAACTTTCAACCAGGGGAGGCCTTTGTTGTCCGAAACATCGCTAACATGGTCCCACCATTTGATACG ACGAAGTATTCTGGAATGGGAGCGGCAATTGAATATGCAGTGGTGCACCTAAAG gtggagaatattttggTAATTGGCCATAGCTGTTGCGGAGGGATAAAGGGGCTTATGTCCATTCCTGATGATGGAACTACTCAAAG TGATTTTATAGAAGAGTGGGTCGCTATTTGCAAGCACGCCAAGTCCAAAGTGAAAACAGAATGCAAAGATTTGGATGTCAATGAACAGTGCACGCAGCTAGAGAAG GAGGCGGTGAATGTATCGCTGGCGAACCTGTTGACCTACCCATATGTAAATGAAGGCGTAGTGAAGAAAACCCTTTCATTGAAGGGAGCACACTATGATTTCGTGAAAGGTTCATTTGAGTCCTGGAATCTCGAGTCTTGA
- the LOC142524084 gene encoding carbonic anhydrase 2-like isoform X2, with protein sequence MAKDTIEEAIAGLQKLLSDKGELERVAAAKVRQLTAELEGDAAVKHSDPDERIRAGFHHFKKAKYERNPELYRELAKGQSPKFLVFACSDSRVCPSHILNFQPGEAFVVRNIANMVPPFDTTKYSGMGAAIEYAVVHLKVENILVIGHSCCGGIKGLMSIPDDGTTQSDFIEEWVAICKHAKSKVKTECKDLDVNEQCTQLEKEAVNVSLANLLTYPYVNEGVVKKTLSLKGAHYDFVKGSFESWNLES encoded by the exons ATGGCAAAGGACACAATCGAGGAAGCCATTGCAGGCCTGCAGAAGCTTCTCAG TGATAAAGGTGAGCTGGAGAGGGTGGCGGCCGCAAAGGTGAGGCAGCTGACGGCGGAGTTGGAGGGTGACGCAGCCGTGAAACACTCTGACCCGGATGAGAGGATACGGGCCGGGTTCCATCATTTCAAGAAAGCGAAATACGA GAGGAATCCTGAGCTGTATCGAGAACTTGCCAAAGGCCAAAGCCCCaag TTCTTGGTATTTGCCTGCTCTGACTCCCGAGTGTGCCCTTCCCACATTCTTAACTTTCAACCAGGGGAGGCCTTTGTTGTCCGAAACATCGCTAACATGGTCCCACCATTTGATACG ACGAAGTATTCTGGAATGGGAGCGGCAATTGAATATGCAGTGGTGCACCTAAAG gtggagaatattttggTAATTGGCCATAGCTGTTGCGGAGGGATAAAGGGGCTTATGTCCATTCCTGATGATGGAACTACTCAAAG TGATTTTATAGAAGAGTGGGTCGCTATTTGCAAGCACGCCAAGTCCAAAGTGAAAACAGAATGCAAAGATTTGGATGTCAATGAACAGTGCACGCAGCTAGAGAAG GAGGCGGTGAATGTATCGCTGGCGAACCTGTTGACCTACCCATATGTAAATGAAGGCGTAGTGAAGAAAACCCTTTCATTGAAGGGAGCACACTATGATTTCGTGAAAGGTTCATTTGAGTCCTGGAATCTCGAGTCTTGA